One Acidobacteriota bacterium DNA segment encodes these proteins:
- the gyrA gene encoding DNA gyrase subunit A, with translation MSEQDPNLPAEMPMPVDIEAEMKRSYIDYAMSVIIGRALPDVRDGLKPVHRRVLYGMWESGNTASKAYKKSARIVGDVMGKYHPHGDAAIYDTVVRLAQGFAMRYPLVDGQGNFGSIDGDNAAAMRYTEIRLTRLAEEMLKEDIGKETVDWVENYDGSEQEPAVLPARIPNLLVNGASGIAVGMATNIPPHNLHEVISGLELLIDRPDASIEELIECIPGPDFPTAGVIHGLEGIRSAYHTGRGIVRVRAKAEIEEIPRSADRQMIVVTELPYQVNKAKLLERIADLVRDKKIDGITDLRDESDRNGIRVVIELRRGEIPQVVLNNLYKHTQMQTTFGMNMLAIVDNQPRVLNLHQLLTHFLNHRKTVIIRRTRYDLAKAEARAHILEGILKALDVLDEIIATIRASRTPADAREGLMEGFGFTEVQAQAILDMRLQKLTGLEREKVVEEYKEVMALIERLRAILGSDQLVLEEIRRELHEIDEAYGDERRTVILPFEGEITIEDMIADEDMVITVTRSGYVKRSPLALYRAQHRGGKGRLGMTTKDDDLVEHLYVASAHSYVLVFTESGRVHWLKVHEIPEFGPAARGKAIVNLLHLEPTERVATTLAVREFSEDRMLIFATEQGLVKKTSLAAYGNPRVGGIIAINVEEGDRLLEVRATEEGQEVMLATAQGRAIRFPEEDARAMGRATRGVRGINLRPGDRVVSLTVLEEEGEMLTVSERGYGKRTRLEEYRVQGRGGYGIINLKVSAKTGPVVGTRQVLPEDGAMLITQEGKIIRIAVGGVSIIGRATQGVKVMDLGGEDRLVALAKIAARDEVEEAEGAGGGDSEGDGDETAAEEIEPDPVN, from the coding sequence ATGAGCGAACAGGATCCCAACCTCCCCGCAGAGATGCCCATGCCGGTGGACATCGAAGCGGAGATGAAGCGCAGCTACATCGATTACGCCATGAGCGTGATCATCGGCCGCGCCCTGCCCGACGTGCGCGACGGCCTCAAGCCCGTGCACCGCCGGGTGCTCTACGGCATGTGGGAGTCGGGCAACACCGCCAGCAAGGCGTACAAGAAATCCGCGCGCATCGTCGGTGACGTGATGGGTAAATACCACCCCCACGGCGACGCCGCCATCTACGACACCGTGGTGCGCCTGGCCCAGGGCTTCGCCATGCGCTACCCGCTGGTGGACGGCCAGGGCAACTTCGGCTCCATCGACGGCGACAACGCCGCGGCCATGCGCTACACCGAGATCCGTCTCACCCGCCTCGCCGAGGAGATGCTCAAAGAGGACATCGGCAAGGAGACGGTGGATTGGGTGGAGAACTACGACGGCTCCGAGCAGGAGCCGGCGGTGCTGCCGGCGCGCATTCCCAACCTGCTGGTCAACGGCGCCTCGGGCATCGCCGTGGGTATGGCCACCAACATCCCGCCGCACAATTTGCACGAGGTGATCTCCGGCCTGGAGCTCCTCATCGACCGTCCGGACGCGTCCATCGAAGAGCTCATCGAATGTATCCCCGGCCCCGACTTCCCCACCGCCGGTGTGATCCACGGCCTGGAGGGGATCCGTTCCGCCTACCACACCGGCCGCGGCATCGTGCGGGTTCGGGCGAAGGCGGAGATCGAGGAGATCCCGCGCTCCGCCGACCGCCAGATGATCGTCGTCACCGAGCTGCCCTATCAGGTCAACAAGGCCAAGCTGCTGGAGCGCATCGCCGACCTGGTGCGGGACAAGAAGATCGACGGCATCACCGACCTGCGGGACGAGTCCGACCGCAACGGCATCCGGGTGGTCATCGAGCTGCGCCGCGGCGAGATTCCCCAGGTGGTGCTCAACAACCTCTACAAGCACACCCAGATGCAGACCACCTTCGGGATGAATATGTTGGCCATCGTCGACAATCAGCCTCGGGTGCTCAACCTGCATCAGCTGCTCACCCACTTCCTCAATCACCGCAAGACGGTGATCATCCGCCGCACCCGCTACGACCTGGCCAAGGCGGAGGCCCGGGCGCACATCTTGGAGGGCATCCTCAAAGCCCTCGATGTGCTCGACGAGATCATCGCCACCATCCGCGCCAGCCGCACGCCGGCGGACGCCCGGGAAGGGCTAATGGAGGGGTTCGGTTTCACCGAGGTGCAGGCCCAGGCGATTCTCGACATGCGCCTCCAGAAGCTCACCGGTTTGGAGCGCGAGAAGGTGGTGGAGGAGTACAAGGAGGTGATGGCCCTCATCGAGCGGCTGCGGGCGATCCTCGGCTCCGACCAGCTGGTCCTGGAGGAAATCCGCCGCGAGCTCCACGAGATCGACGAGGCCTATGGCGACGAGCGCCGGACGGTGATCCTGCCCTTCGAAGGGGAGATCACCATCGAGGACATGATCGCCGACGAGGATATGGTGATCACCGTCACCCGCAGCGGCTACGTCAAGCGCTCGCCGCTGGCCCTCTACCGCGCTCAGCACCGCGGCGGCAAGGGACGGTTGGGGATGACCACCAAAGACGACGACCTGGTGGAGCATCTCTACGTCGCCTCCGCTCACAGCTACGTGCTGGTGTTCACCGAGAGCGGCCGGGTGCACTGGCTGAAGGTGCACGAGATTCCCGAATTCGGTCCCGCCGCCCGCGGCAAGGCGATTGTCAACCTGTTGCACCTGGAACCCACCGAGCGGGTTGCCACCACCCTGGCGGTGCGGGAATTCTCCGAAGATCGCATGCTCATCTTCGCCACCGAGCAGGGCTTGGTGAAGAAGACCTCCCTGGCCGCCTACGGCAATCCGCGGGTCGGGGGCATCATCGCCATCAACGTCGAAGAGGGGGACCGCCTGCTGGAGGTCCGCGCCACCGAGGAGGGTCAGGAGGTGATGCTCGCCACCGCCCAGGGCCGGGCCATCCGTTTCCCGGAGGAAGACGCTCGGGCCATGGGCCGGGCCACCCGCGGCGTGCGCGGCATCAACCTGCGCCCCGGAGACCGGGTGGTCTCTCTGACGGTGCTCGAGGAGGAAGGGGAGATGCTCACCGTCAGCGAGCGCGGCTACGGCAAGCGCACCCGCCTGGAGGAGTATCGTGTTCAGGGCCGCGGCGGCTATGGCATCATCAACCTCAAGGTGAGCGCCAAGACCGGGCCGGTGGTAGGCACTCGCCAGGTCCTGCCGGAGGACGGC
- the gyrB gene encoding DNA topoisomerase (ATP-hydrolyzing) subunit B produces the protein MGSDYTADSIKVLKGLEAVRKRPGMYIGDTDDLSGLHHMVFELVDNSIDEAQAGYASRVDVTIHTDNSVTVHDDGRGIPVDMHKTEGRSAAEVIMTELHSGGKFDSNSYKVSGGLHGVGVSVVNALADHLELEIERDGQVWFQTYSKGIPQGPIEATGKTDKTGTRVHFRPDPQIFSVLEFGYEQLAQRLREMSFLNRGVHVTLTDERTGKHSDFSYAGGIESFVEHLNRNRSTLHPEPILLLDERTDEIGPQMVEVALQWNDGYQEQILCFTNTIKNRDGGTHLSGFKGALTRTVNNYAAGAGLTKNLKENLSGDDIREGLTAVVSVRVRDPKFSSQTKDKLVSSEVKTWVEQMVGEQLAIYLEENPKVARRIVDKCVDAARAREAARRARELTRRKGALDSSNLPGKLADCTERDPEHAELFLVEGDSAGGSAKQGRDRQFQAVLPLKGKILNVEKARFDKMLTSEEIRTLITALGTGIGREDFDVSRLRYHKLIIMCDADVDGSHIRTLILTFFFRQMREIIERGFLYIAQPPLYKVSQGKKHTYLKDDLEYQEYLVDRLKGSWELSFGSNGGEPLSGSRLGHFIDRMEAFRNRMERLVSRGYPAEALRAALHHGIVDRPSLGDDEKLAALAESLEELGFTEVERGFDEEHGSPYLSFVSRRDGVDRRLRLDRELLASAEYHDMARNQLALKAIEEQGFVLQRDGETLTPETVDEVLDHLYSEAKKGVSIQRYKGLGEMNPDQLWETTMDPERRRLLQVKIEDDVAADEIFTVLMGDHVEPRRNFIEDNALAVKNLDI, from the coding sequence CTGGGCTCGGACTACACCGCCGACAGCATCAAGGTCCTCAAGGGCCTGGAGGCGGTGCGCAAGCGCCCGGGCATGTACATCGGCGACACCGACGACCTGTCGGGTCTGCACCACATGGTCTTCGAGCTGGTGGACAACTCCATCGACGAAGCCCAGGCGGGCTACGCCAGCCGTGTCGATGTGACCATCCACACCGACAACTCGGTGACCGTCCACGACGACGGCCGCGGCATCCCCGTGGACATGCACAAGACCGAGGGCCGCTCCGCCGCCGAAGTGATCATGACCGAGCTGCACTCCGGCGGTAAGTTCGACAGCAATTCCTACAAGGTCAGCGGCGGTCTCCACGGCGTCGGCGTGTCGGTGGTCAACGCTCTGGCGGACCATCTGGAGCTGGAGATCGAGCGCGACGGCCAGGTGTGGTTCCAGACCTACTCCAAGGGCATTCCCCAGGGCCCCATCGAAGCCACCGGCAAAACCGACAAGACCGGTACCCGCGTGCACTTCCGCCCCGACCCGCAGATTTTCTCGGTGCTCGAGTTCGGCTACGAGCAGCTGGCCCAGCGGCTGCGGGAGATGTCGTTCCTGAACCGCGGCGTCCACGTCACTTTGACCGACGAGCGCACCGGCAAGCATTCGGACTTCTCCTACGCCGGCGGCATCGAGAGCTTCGTCGAGCACCTGAACCGAAACCGCAGCACCCTCCACCCCGAGCCCATCCTGCTCCTGGACGAGCGCACCGACGAGATCGGACCGCAGATGGTGGAGGTGGCGCTGCAGTGGAACGACGGCTATCAGGAGCAGATCCTCTGCTTCACCAACACCATCAAGAACCGCGACGGCGGTACCCACCTGAGCGGCTTCAAGGGCGCCCTCACCCGCACCGTCAACAACTACGCCGCCGGGGCCGGGCTGACCAAGAATCTGAAAGAGAACTTGAGCGGCGACGACATTCGCGAAGGGCTGACGGCGGTGGTCTCGGTGCGGGTGCGGGATCCCAAGTTCTCCAGCCAGACCAAAGACAAGCTGGTCTCCTCGGAGGTCAAGACCTGGGTCGAGCAGATGGTGGGCGAGCAGCTGGCCATCTACCTGGAAGAGAATCCCAAGGTCGCCCGCCGCATCGTCGACAAATGCGTCGACGCCGCCCGCGCCCGGGAGGCCGCCCGCCGCGCCCGGGAGCTGACCCGCCGCAAGGGGGCGCTGGACTCCTCCAATCTGCCGGGCAAGCTCGCCGACTGCACCGAGCGGGATCCGGAACACGCCGAGCTCTTCCTGGTGGAGGGTGATTCCGCCGGCGGCTCCGCCAAGCAAGGGCGGGATCGTCAGTTCCAGGCGGTGCTGCCCTTGAAGGGCAAGATTCTCAACGTCGAGAAGGCGCGCTTCGACAAGATGCTCACCTCGGAGGAGATCCGCACTCTGATCACCGCCCTGGGCACCGGCATCGGGCGCGAGGACTTCGACGTCTCCCGGCTGCGCTACCACAAGCTGATCATCATGTGCGACGCCGACGTCGACGGCAGCCACATCCGCACCCTGATCCTCACCTTCTTCTTCCGCCAGATGCGCGAGATCATCGAGCGCGGCTTCCTCTACATCGCCCAGCCGCCTCTCTACAAGGTCTCCCAGGGCAAGAAGCACACCTACCTCAAGGACGACCTGGAGTATCAGGAATACCTCGTCGACCGGCTCAAGGGGAGCTGGGAGCTGAGCTTCGGGAGCAACGGCGGCGAGCCCCTGAGCGGCTCCCGGCTGGGCCATTTCATCGACCGCATGGAAGCTTTCCGCAACCGCATGGAGCGGCTGGTCTCCCGTGGCTATCCCGCGGAAGCCTTGCGCGCGGCGCTGCACCACGGCATCGTGGATCGCCCGTCCCTTGGCGACGACGAAAAGCTGGCGGCGCTGGCGGAGAGCCTCGAAGAGCTGGGCTTCACCGAGGTCGAGCGCGGCTTTGACGAGGAGCACGGCAGCCCCTATTTGAGCTTCGTCAGCCGCCGCGACGGCGTCGACCGGCGCCTGCGGCTGGACCGCGAGCTGCTGGCCAGCGCCGAATACCACGACATGGCGCGCAACCAGCTGGCCCTCAAAGCCATCGAGGAGCAGGGCTTCGTGCTCCAGCGGGACGGCGAGACGCTGACCCCGGAGACCGTCGACGAGGTCCTCGACCACCTCTACTCCGAAGCCAAGAAGGGCGTCTCCATCCAGCGCTACAAGGGTCTCGGTGAGATGAATCCGGATCAGCTGTGGGAGACCACCATGGATCCGGAGCGCCGGCGTCTGCTGCAGGTGAAGATCGAGGACGACGTCGCCGCCGACGAGATCTTCACCGTGCTCATGGGCGACCACGTGGAGCCACGGCGCAACTTCATCGAGGACAACGCCCTGGCGGTGAAGAACCTGGATATCTGA